Genomic segment of Scardovia inopinata JCM 12537:
AAATCCATAAGCGGGTTCCAGGATATCAGCAGTCATCTGGAGCAGGTGAGTCAGGCTGGCTGAAGCGCTGTCACTGGCCCGGATTCCCGACAAGGGGGCAGCAGACAGACTCATAAACTCAACATTCTGCATATCAGGACCACCTTGACCATCCCTAAGGCGCTCAGCCATTCTGGCTATCAGGAACTCCATTATGCCATTGGACGCATCCGGCCGATGCCTCATAAAATCAAGAGTCCAGCCTATAACTCTCCCCTGGCGGTAAGTTGGCAGCCAGGAAGTCACCGCCTGAACGACTCCCCGAGGATCTACTGCATACAAGAGCTTTACCCGCGGATCCATCAGCTCCTTAACTGACCCCAGGGTGAAACCCATCTCGGGGAGAGCTTTCTGCCCGCTCCAGGCCTCTGAAATTCCCATAATCTGCGATTGGATATCCAGGGTTGAGTCCTGGTAGGTAGACAGAACATCAGTAATGTTCTCCCGCTTTGCCTTGTTAATGGCAGTTCGGATATCCTGCCATTTTTTACCGGTCGTCTTCCACTGAGTGGGGTCAATAATCATTTCAGTGCCGACATCCAAACTTGACCAATGCTTTTTCTCCAAAAACTCAGTCAGCTCCTGATGAATCGAGTAGAAGACCGGGGTCCAGGACCGGTTCTGACAGAATTGAATGAAATCATTAACAGACTGTTCGTATTCAGAAGGGTCGCCGAAGGGGCCGGTCACAGTAAGCGCTATTCCTACATACACCCGGTAGGCAATGGCACTGCGGCCTGAAGAAGAAAACCAGTAATTGTTGCCCTGCCAGGTTGTCATGAAAGACATGGATTCTCCTCCCAGCTCTACGATCTGGTCGGCTTTTCGATGTTCTGAAACACCAACCACACCTGTATCCGATAGGCAGACTGCAACCACTACGACAATGATCACCCATAAAAGAGGGCCAAAAACAGCCCCGGTCATCTGAGTCAGAGGACTCAGGAAAGTAAAATGCAGATGTCGGAGAATCTTCAAAAATCCTGTGGGAAGAAAATAGTAGGTAAGAGAAAGAACAATCTCAAGGATGGATGCAGCGTCTGGATGAGTCGAAGACCAGGAAGAGTACCGATACTGCCGCTGATAATCTCCGTAGGGCCGTCTGGCCCGAGGCCAGCCTCCGTTGAAGACATCTGATTCCCACTGACGGTGTTGACCGCCAGTAGTTTTGGCAATAATCACATAAAGGAGGCACAAAAGAAGAAAAGACGCAACAATAACTGCTCCCCCAATCACCTTGCGTCGCCGACGGGTGACAATAGTGAAATTCCTGCGTTGAAAAGCATAGATAATCAGGAGTGTCAGAGGCAAAACACAGGTAGCAATGAGTTCCCTCAGGGACACTTGAATCAAAGAGGATACTTTCAGATTTTTATTATTGGGATCAATTTTAAGAAGAAGAAAGGGAAAAATAAAATAGTACAGATCGGCAATGATTACCATAGCAGTATTAAAGATGATGGCAAGATCGACAGCCAAAAGTCGTCCCCGGTATATTCCCCGGGCAATAAGAACCATTACCAGTACTGATAGAAGAGATACCAAAATATGGCTGAAAGAATTGACGTGGAAGAAGCCATACCGGAGGTAGCATGAGGCCCGTGATCCGCCGGCCATCATGCAAGGAGCCAAATTCCTGGTATTGATCTGTGCCGAAGAGACCAAAAAACTCAGCTGTGAAAAGGGACCGGCATGGATAGGCGATGTGGCTGAGATAAGGGGGCCACAGGCAGAAATAAGGGTAACTATTCCCAAGATATGCCAAGTTTCAGCTGTTTGAGCAGGTTGAGCGTCAAAATCGCGAAGAGATAGGCGGGAAACAATAAAACCACATGCCTGGCCAACAAAGGCAGAAACCAGAAGGGCATAGTCAACAGGTTCCCCTCTGTAGAGCAGAGTAGCCGCAATAACTGCGTAGGTGTAAATATAGACACGTCTGCGCCACAGTGGGGTCATCATAATAGCAGCTGCCATAAAAGCCCCAATAACCAGGACACATGGTCCATACGACTGGGACATCACATAGAGGATCGCCCATCGTTTTCGATGCCCTTGGAATGCAAAGCATAGTGCCAGTCCTGAGCTCAGACCAATTAACATACTAACTATGCTGATGACTACGGTCAGCCTTCGCCCCAATCGAGACTCTGCTACTGACATCATAGTCAGAATAATTATAAGCCCGAGCAAGATCTGCCAGGAATCATCAACAAAAAAGACAGCTGTCAGAACGGTATACCAGCGTCCCTGCATAATGTTCTCATAGCTGGATTGGAGGAAACCCAGGCGGTCGGTTGTTTGAGCCAAGCTTAGATCAACCGGAGTCGAGAAAATTATCCGAGGAATAATGTTGATCAGAAGAAAAAGAAAAGAGGAAATAATTGTTAACGGATGATGCGCGATCCACTGCTGACCATCACGAATCAAAGGCTTCCAGGGATGTCTGCTGGAATTGTTAGCCGTTAGCAAGGGACGTTTTGCTTTCTTCGTAACCTGATGCTCACCAGCCTGACTATCAGTGCTCTTGGCAATCGAGCTGGTTTTACTTTCCCCAGCATTCTTTTGATTAAGCTGATTCTGCTGATTTCTCCGACTATCCCCAGTCTGTAGCATTATCTCAGTCTCCTCTGTTTCTTCGCACGTCTGTTACCATAATAAGCTCCGGCCCCAGCAGACACACCGAATACGTCTGGGGCAGGCCTGGAAGTGAAAGCATCTTTGCAGATATTTCACTGACCTATCCCAGCCATACGCTTGACATGAGGAAAATTCTTGATAGCAACCGGCTGGGAGCTAAGACCTGTCTGATAGCAGAAAAGAGCAACTCCGAAGTTCATCACAGTCCTGACTGTTCTCCAGTCATGCCCGGTCCCCTGGGCGACCACAGCGGTAACGCTCATTCCTTTTGCCAGAGCTGCCCTGGCAATAATGCGGGCATTTTTTTGACCCAACGTATCGTAATATCCATTCCCAAAAAGAAAAGTCTGACTGGGTTGCCCATACTTAGCTATGGCTGTCGCCGGCACATGGTCATCGTACTGTTCCCGGGAACCTCGGTAAAAGCGAGTAATCATGGACGAGACTGACCCATTAGTTTCATGTTCCTCCCCACCGACTGAAAAAATATGGCCATAGAGCTGATGATGCCGGGGGCCCAGATGGGTTGCACAGGTACCACCCATGGAAAAACCACCGATTCCCCAAGACGCTCCTGGTTTTTGAACCGGCAGATGAGCCACAACCCAGCGGGTCACGTCGACGGTCAGGTAGGTCTCCACTTTCCCATATACAGGAGTATCAGAGCACAAGGTATCATGTGAAGGATTTCCCAGCTGATCCGGCGAAATCACAATTGGGGCCAGGCCATCATTTTTCTTGGCAAAAGCATCCATGATCTTATGGATTTTTCCTGCGGCAAAAAACCTGTCAGGATCTCCCGGCTGCCCTGCCATGAGAATCAGCAGAGGCAAGCGGGGAGGATTTTTGACCAAAGCAGCAGGAGGCAAATAAATTGTTGCAGGACGAGCTTTGAAATGTGATGTTTTACCCGGAATAGGAACGATTCTTACGATCCCCTCTTTTCGCACAGAAAGCGGACGCGAGGAAAGAGATTCTCCTGACTTGCTGTGGCTGAACATGGCTTTCCACCGTTTTACTGTCATAACAGAAGGACGATGGGGCTTCTCGCTAAGCTGGGGATATACCCGCTTCCCCAGGAGTGATTTTACCGTGGGATACTGGCCGTAGACTGCATTCACTCCCAAAGTTGACCAGATCAGGGCAAGAATAACCAGAAAAACAGCAGCGGCTTTTCTCCACTTTTTCCAGACCGACAGGCTGACAAGGGCATAACCGAGGATTCCCATGCCCACGGCGACTGTACGAATCACCAGAGCGCCCAGCTGGACATTGAAGAGAACCCAGACGTCAGAAATGAGGTAGGTCAACATACCACCCAGAAAAAAGAAGATACAAAAACCGGCAACTTGTCTGAGCAAAATAGACAGGGTCGACCGGCCGGAGCCTTTCTTCTTCATGCTGTCGGCCTGCCTCATGCTGTCAGCCTGCCTTCTTCCCACAGGAATTCCCACAGGAAGGCAACAGATAGCCATAATAATCATCAATACAGTGACAGTTGTTGGAAGAGGCCCGGTCTCCAGATTAATATCAAACTGCATCAGTACTCTCCTGAAATCATCCTCGGATCATTCTACTCTTTCCCCAGCTTTTCTTTTTCACCCTGGGTTCTAGTTTATAGAGGCTAGGTTTATAAGGTCTAGTCCATAACAACAGTGGTCATGGACATGGAGGAATCAATGGGAAAATCATCGGACGATGGCTTGCACCCTGCCTGAACCAGATTGACTCCCAGCATGGCTACCATGGCACCATTATCTGTACACAGATCTATCCGGGGAATGCGGACTTCTATCCCTTCTTTCTGCCCATATTCTGTCAGTTTTGCTCTCAACTGTGAATTTGCGCTGAAACCGCCTCCTACAATTAAGGTTGATGAATCATAATTCTGACAACCCTTAATAGCTTTTCTGGCCAATACAGAAGCAACAGAATCAGCCAAGGAAGCGCAGACATCATCAACGGGAATTGTGCGTCCTTGACCATTCTCTTCTTCCAGCCAACGGGCAACCGCAGTCTTCACTCCTGAGAAACTGAAGTCATAAGGATGCTGAACAGCGGACCGCCCCTGAGTCAACCCTTGCGGAACCCGAATGGCATGAGGATTCCCCCGCTTGGCATGGCGGTCAATGAAGGGGCCGCCCGGGTAAGGAAAGCCGAGGAGACGGGCTATCTTATCAAAGCACTCTCCGGCAGCGTCATCGAGGGTAGTTCCCACCAGGTCAATGGATCTGGCAATATCATTGATGCGCAAGAGGGAAGTATGACCGCCGGAGACAATCAAAGCCAGGGTGTTAGAGGGAAAAGAACCAAACTGCAGTTGAGTTACGGCAACGTGGCCAATAACATGATTAATCCCATACAAGGGTTTATGAGCAGCATAAGCCAGGGCCTTGGCGCCGGAGACGCCTACGGCCAGACAGCCAGACAGACCGGGACCGGCAGAAACAGCCAGGGCATCAAGATCGGACAGATCCAGATGAGCCTGGGCCAAAGCCTGAGAGACCACAGGAATAAAGGCTTCAGCGTGTGCCCGGGAAGCCAGCTCGGGAATAACGCCTCCATACCGGGCATGCTCTTCCATGGATGAGGCAACAACGTTGGACAGGAGCGTCCGCCCCTGAACAACTGCTGCTGCAGTCTCATCGCAAGTTGATTCAATTCCCAGAACAATCGGTTCGGCCATTACTTAACCTTTTTCTCGCAATATTCAGTTTTGTGACTGAATACCTGTGGCATATTTATTTGATGTGCTTATTGAAGTTTACTGTATGTCTTGAAGCATGTGCCCAATCAGATACAGTGCACTCCATAGTATAAGCGTCAATATTCTCAGGCTGATAATACCGTTTACGCAACCCCATCAAGCGAAAACCATTCTTTTTATAGAGCGCCAAAGCAGGTTCATTATCTACCCGAACTTCCAGCAGCATTCGCTGAGCATGAAGAGCAGACGCAGCATTCATTACAGCCCCAAGCAGGGCCTGCCCAATATGGTGCCCCTGGTCTGCTGGCGCAACCCCAATGGTCATGATCTGGGCATCGCTGCCATCAAACCAGATGCCAGCATAACCTCGAATACGGATGGGCTTGTCGTTGGGTTCAGGAGTCAACTCCTCATCCACAAAATAATATCGAGACTCTGCCGCCAGCTCACTTTTAAGAACTTCAGGACTCCAGGCTTCCGGGCCGAATAGCTCTTTTTCCAGGTTAGAGACGGCCTCGATATCTTCCTGGACCATAGGTCGTATCATTTTTTCTGGTTCTTTTCAGTCAAAGTTAACGATATGGCAGTTTCCCCCAGTTTGTGCCGGGAAGCTGTGGGCACAGTGATATCAGGACGACGCAGGTATAAAGGATCGGTAGAACAGGGATCCTTCCGGCTCTGATGAGCGCGGGCCACAGCAGCGAATAAGTCCACTCCCCCGGCTCCTCCGTCCACCAGACAGGATAAGTCGCTGACTGTGCAGCCCGAGTCGCTGTGCATCCGTCTGCGCTGATCTTCCAGATCGTCCCAGGCCTGCATGTAGGAGCCGGCACCTCTGCCCGAGATAGCAAGAGTGGCCTGCCTATAGGCAGGGTGGGAAGCCAGAAAGTGGCTTATTTCCAAAGATATGGTGCTGGCAGAGGCAATATTGAGGTCTGTCAGCTGCTGGGGAATCAGGTTGTTGCCAGAAATGATCCCAGATACGTCATATAAAGCATAATAAAGCTGTTTTCTGCGGGCATCATTGACAGCTAAAACCAAGTGAGGGAATGATTTACCAGAGTCTGACATCTTCTTGCGGGCATACCACAGAGCCTGAGCTTCCACAATATTCTGCCCCAAAAGGTTGGCTCCACAGACAAAAGATAAGGCCCGGGCAGTTACTATTCCCGCCCGCAGCCCGGTAAAGGGAGCAGGGCCGGTTCCTACAACGATTGTTCCCAGATCTTCCGGCTGAATACCGGCTGCCTCTATGACCCGGCGAATATGGGGTTCCAGTTTTTCCACATGCGAGCGCGAATCAGTCTCGATAAGCGGTTCGTGCCCTACCAGGCCTACAGTTGAGCCAAAAGAAGTGTCAATCACCAGACAGGAATCCTGATCAGAGTGACTCATAGATCTATTTCTCCTTGTCGTTCTTTCCACGAGGTTCCTACTGCCCGGATAGTGACGGTCCTCTCTCCGTCACTGGTTAGCTCTCCCCGATCAGAATAGGCAGCATGCGCGGGCCGGCTGATAGAGATCTCCAGTCTATCATCAGATAAGGCTGAAGCCATGAGCGACCCCCACTCGATCACTATACTGGTCCCCGGGCCAGGATCTTCCAGTTCTTCGTCCAGCCCTAGAGATTCTAGCTCATCCAGCAATCTGTTCCGCGATCTTTGCCTATCAGCTTCCGACTGCCCTCCCCGGCCAATTAACAAATCATCATTGTCAGACCCGGGAAGACGATAGGCATCCATATGGATTACACGGGCCGGTGAACCATCTTGGTAGCGGCCTATCAGCTCACGAGCTATGGTAAAAGTTGGGGACACCATGGGCTCATCAATGTGCAGCCCCTGTCCTATTCCCTGAGTTAGGGTCGTTTTCCCCGCTCCCAGCGGTCCGGAAAGAACAAGCACATCTCCTGCTTTCATGGCCCGGCCAATGCTCCGCCCTAACCTGCGCATATCGTCAGCGTAAGGAACGGAAAAAACAATACTCGTGTTATCAGCGGTCACTTGCTGAAATCCTGCCTTTCTTTGCCAGAGTTTCCACTAATATTTCCATAGCATAGAGCGGATCCGTGCCGCTGCTCTTGCACTGTTCATCTGCCCAGGCTGCGGTCTGAATGCACTTTCTCAAGCCTTGAGAAGTCCAGCCCCGAACGTCTTTCCTGGCATTCCGCAGCTGCCAGGGTGCCATTCTAGCCTCGGCAGGAGTTATTGTTCCCCTGTCGACTGCCGACGCCTTCGCCATTGCCCGGATTTTCATTGCAATAGCACCAATAATAGCAAGGGGATCTACCCCCTGAGCCAGGGCCGATCTCAGGCCCAGCACAGCCTGAGCCACATTCCCTGATATAGCCCGGTCTGCTACATTAAAACCCGTCACTCGGGGATCAGCTGAAAGATAGGTTTCTACCTGATTGCGGCTGATAGGATCCTGGGGAAAATCATCGCAGAGCTGTTCGCACAGGGCGGCAATCTCACCAGTTTTGTCAGTCAGAACATCAACTATAAGCTGTGCGGCGTCGGGGGTGATTCGTCTCTTTCGTTTTTCACAACAGTGAAGAACAAAATTCTTCCTGGAGTCAGGCTTTTTAAGACTTTCTATTGGGTC
This window contains:
- a CDS encoding bifunctional lysylphosphatidylglycerol flippase/synthetase MprF → MLQTGDSRRNQQNQLNQKNAGESKTSSIAKSTDSQAGEHQVTKKAKRPLLTANNSSRHPWKPLIRDGQQWIAHHPLTIISSFLFLLINIIPRIIFSTPVDLSLAQTTDRLGFLQSSYENIMQGRWYTVLTAVFFVDDSWQILLGLIIILTMMSVAESRLGRRLTVVISIVSMLIGLSSGLALCFAFQGHRKRWAILYVMSQSYGPCVLVIGAFMAAAIMMTPLWRRRVYIYTYAVIAATLLYRGEPVDYALLVSAFVGQACGFIVSRLSLRDFDAQPAQTAETWHILGIVTLISACGPLISATSPIHAGPFSQLSFLVSSAQINTRNLAPCMMAGGSRASCYLRYGFFHVNSFSHILVSLLSVLVMVLIARGIYRGRLLAVDLAIIFNTAMVIIADLYYFIFPFLLLKIDPNNKNLKVSSLIQVSLRELIATCVLPLTLLIIYAFQRRNFTIVTRRRRKVIGGAVIVASFLLLCLLYVIIAKTTGGQHRQWESDVFNGGWPRARRPYGDYQRQYRYSSWSSTHPDAASILEIVLSLTYYFLPTGFLKILRHLHFTFLSPLTQMTGAVFGPLLWVIIVVVVAVCLSDTGVVGVSEHRKADQIVELGGESMSFMTTWQGNNYWFSSSGRSAIAYRVYVGIALTVTGPFGDPSEYEQSVNDFIQFCQNRSWTPVFYSIHQELTEFLEKKHWSSLDVGTEMIIDPTQWKTTGKKWQDIRTAINKAKRENITDVLSTYQDSTLDIQSQIMGISEAWSGQKALPEMGFTLGSVKELMDPRVKLLYAVDPRGVVQAVTSWLPTYRQGRVIGWTLDFMRHRPDASNGIMEFLIARMAERLRDGQGGPDMQNVEFMSLSAAPLSGIRASDSASASLTHLLQMTADILEPAYGFHSLLFFKKKFQPHQAHVYVAYPDSSKLGQIALAVGHAYLPSVKVKDLFSMAGSLTRHAHPAEQARANGEQGS
- a CDS encoding alpha/beta hydrolase, whose amino-acid sequence is MQFDINLETGPLPTTVTVLMIIMAICCLPVGIPVGRRQADSMRQADSMKKKGSGRSTLSILLRQVAGFCIFFFLGGMLTYLISDVWVLFNVQLGALVIRTVAVGMGILGYALVSLSVWKKWRKAAAVFLVILALIWSTLGVNAVYGQYPTVKSLLGKRVYPQLSEKPHRPSVMTVKRWKAMFSHSKSGESLSSRPLSVRKEGIVRIVPIPGKTSHFKARPATIYLPPAALVKNPPRLPLLILMAGQPGDPDRFFAAGKIHKIMDAFAKKNDGLAPIVISPDQLGNPSHDTLCSDTPVYGKVETYLTVDVTRWVVAHLPVQKPGASWGIGGFSMGGTCATHLGPRHHQLYGHIFSVGGEEHETNGSVSSMITRFYRGSREQYDDHVPATAIAKYGQPSQTFLFGNGYYDTLGQKNARIIARAALAKGMSVTAVVAQGTGHDWRTVRTVMNFGVALFCYQTGLSSQPVAIKNFPHVKRMAGIGQ
- the tsaD gene encoding tRNA (adenosine(37)-N6)-threonylcarbamoyltransferase complex transferase subunit TsaD yields the protein MAEPIVLGIESTCDETAAAVVQGRTLLSNVVASSMEEHARYGGVIPELASRAHAEAFIPVVSQALAQAHLDLSDLDALAVSAGPGLSGCLAVGVSGAKALAYAAHKPLYGINHVIGHVAVTQLQFGSFPSNTLALIVSGGHTSLLRINDIARSIDLVGTTLDDAAGECFDKIARLLGFPYPGGPFIDRHAKRGNPHAIRVPQGLTQGRSAVQHPYDFSFSGVKTAVARWLEEENGQGRTIPVDDVCASLADSVASVLARKAIKGCQNYDSSTLIVGGGFSANSQLRAKLTEYGQKEGIEVRIPRIDLCTDNGAMVAMLGVNLVQAGCKPSSDDFPIDSSMSMTTVVMD
- the rimI gene encoding ribosomal protein S18-alanine N-acetyltransferase — encoded protein: MVQEDIEAVSNLEKELFGPEAWSPEVLKSELAAESRYYFVDEELTPEPNDKPIRIRGYAGIWFDGSDAQIMTIGVAPADQGHHIGQALLGAVMNAASALHAQRMLLEVRVDNEPALALYKKNGFRLMGLRKRYYQPENIDAYTMECTVSDWAHASRHTVNFNKHIK
- the tsaB gene encoding tRNA (adenosine(37)-N6)-threonylcarbamoyltransferase complex dimerization subunit type 1 TsaB, with product MSHSDQDSCLVIDTSFGSTVGLVGHEPLIETDSRSHVEKLEPHIRRVIEAAGIQPEDLGTIVVGTGPAPFTGLRAGIVTARALSFVCGANLLGQNIVEAQALWYARKKMSDSGKSFPHLVLAVNDARRKQLYYALYDVSGIISGNNLIPQQLTDLNIASASTISLEISHFLASHPAYRQATLAISGRGAGSYMQAWDDLEDQRRRMHSDSGCTVSDLSCLVDGGAGGVDLFAAVARAHQSRKDPCSTDPLYLRRPDITVPTASRHKLGETAISLTLTEKNQKK
- the tsaE gene encoding tRNA (adenosine(37)-N6)-threonylcarbamoyltransferase complex ATPase subunit type 1 TsaE — encoded protein: MRRLGRSIGRAMKAGDVLVLSGPLGAGKTTLTQGIGQGLHIDEPMVSPTFTIARELIGRYQDGSPARVIHMDAYRLPGSDNDDLLIGRGGQSEADRQRSRNRLLDELESLGLDEELEDPGPGTSIVIEWGSLMASALSDDRLEISISRPAHAAYSDRGELTSDGERTVTIRAVGTSWKERQGEIDL
- the holA gene encoding DNA polymerase III subunit delta, whose amino-acid sequence is MPHMPQGFVHIVSGEDDYLSGQRVQELKTVAFRTLPEAEIIELDAATCTAFDFDQAVSPSLLSDASIVLMSHGENMDEEVGTALVEYCQRFRKESNPVSIVIVRHNGSTKGSGIIKRAQKAGAVLDPIESLKKPDSRKNFVLHCCEKRKRRITPDAAQLIVDVLTDKTGEIAALCEQLCDDFPQDPISRNQVETYLSADPRVTGFNVADRAISGNVAQAVLGLRSALAQGVDPLAIIGAIAMKIRAMAKASAVDRGTITPAEARMAPWQLRNARKDVRGWTSQGLRKCIQTAAWADEQCKSSGTDPLYAMEILVETLAKKGRISASDR